The following are from one region of the Takifugu rubripes chromosome 16, fTakRub1.2, whole genome shotgun sequence genome:
- the sf3b6 gene encoding splicing factor 3B subunit 6 → MAMQAAKRANIRLPPEVNRILYVRNLPYKITAEEMYDIFGKYGPIRQIRTGNTPETRGTAYVVYEDIFDAKNACDHLSGFNVCNRYLVVLYYNANRAFQKMDTKKKEEQLKLLKEKYGINTDPPK, encoded by the exons ATGGCTATGCAAGCAGCAAAACGCGCAAAT ATACGATTACCACCGGAGGTGAACAGAATCCTCTACGTCAGAAATCTTCCGTACAAGATCACGGCCGAGGAAATGTATGATATCTTCGGCAAATATGGGCCAATTCGTCAAATCAGAAC AGGGAACACACCAGAAACAAGAGGGACAGCCTACGTGGTCTATGAAGACATATTTGACGCCAAGAATGCCTGCGACCATTTGTCAGGCTTTAACGTCTGCAACCGTTACCTGGTGGTCCTTTACTACAATGCAAACAGA GCTTTCCAAAAGATGGAcacaaagaaaaaggaggaacaGTTGAAACTTCTAAAAGAGAAATATGGAATCAACACAGACCCTCCGAAATAG